From the genome of Corallococcus macrosporus DSM 14697:
CCGCTGCAACTGCTCCATCTGCACGAAGATGGGCGGGACGACGACCCAGGTGCCCCCCAAGACGTTCCGCGTCCTCTCCGGAGAGGAGCATCTGGGCGAGTACCGGGTTGGAGACAGTCCCAACTTCCGCAAGTTCTGCAAGCGCTGTGGGGTTCAGTGCTTCGGCGGCGGCTACGTGGAGATGCTGGGGGGCACGTTCGCCAGCGTCAACGTCGGCTGCCTGGACGGCGTGGATGTCGCCCTGCTCCGCATCCAGTACTGGGATGGCTACAACAACAACTGGGAGGCCGGCGCGCGCCCCCAGCCCTGGCCTCTGCATCAGGCCTGAGACGCCGACGGGCCGGCTCCAGCTCCTCCGGCACCCGAGGCCGTTGCGCCCGTTCCCTTGCGAAGCCGCATCGTTCGTGGTGAATGCCCGGGATGGGCGGCACAGGAACGACTGTGGGACACACGCCTGCTGAGTCGGACACACTCGAGCTTGGCATGCATGAACTCCGCGAGGTCGCAGGCTACGCGGCGACCTGCGCTCGGGCAGCCTTGGCGCTCTTCGAACGTGAGCGCCCGGGCGATGAGCGCCCACGGGTTGCGATTGAAGCCGCGCAGGCGTTCGCGGAGGGAGCCGCGAGAAGCAAGGTGCTCCGTGATGCAGCCTGGGCAGCCCAACGGGCGGCGCAGGCCGCGCGCGACGCAGGCCAGGCTGCCGCGAGCGACGCCGCGCGCGCGGCACTCGCCGCGGCCGGTGCGGCGTTCCTCCACCCCCTGGCGAAAGCCACTCAGGTCAAGCACATCCTCAGCTCCGCCGCGCACGCGGCACGAGCGCTCGAGCTCGGCGGAGGAGACAATCCAGCCGTGGGCGCCGACCACATCGAGCGGTGCCGGGCCCTTGCATCCCCCGTCGTGGTGGACGTGCTGAAGCGCTACCCGGACGCACCGGCTGGCGGTGGGCGGGTCGGTGAGCTTCTTCGCGAACTCGATGTGGCGCTGCGCCGACAGGATTGAAGCCGGGTCATGGCGCGAACCCTGGCTCAGGGCCCATCGCCTTTCCGTTCCAGGCAGCTCCCTCCTACCTGCCTGGACGTCCTGACGCGGCCAGGAGGAGGCGCTCCACCGCGTGGAACACCGCGGCCGCATTGGCCGGATGCCGCACGTACGCTGCCGGATTCAGATGGGAAAGCCGCCCCACCAACGAGTCCGGCCCGCTCACGTTCACCATGACGGTGCGCGTACCGATGCGGGCCGCGGACGTGAGGACATCCAGGGCTGAGCTCGCATCAACGACGATGAGGGGCACGGGCGTGTCGCTCTTCGTCACCACATGGATGCCCTTCTGCGTGAACAGCTCCGTGACGAGCGCCATCAGCCGGGCATCCGAGAGCCGCACCAGGACGAGCGGCCGTGTGTCCACCTCCACGGCCTCCGCCGCCTTGGCTGCGGCAGCGGGCGCGCCGCCAAGCTCGCGGACGTCCGACGTCAGCAACTCCCGTACGTCCGTCCGCAGCACGTTGCGCACGCGATTGAGCAGCGAGGCGTCCTTCACCAGCAACGCCTTCAACCGTCGCTCGCCCTCGGCTGGGAGCTGCGTGAAGGCCACGCCCATCCCCTCCTCGCGGGACCAGGCGACCTGCCCCTGGGCGACGAGGAGCTCGGGCGCATCCGGCAGCGTGATTCGCAGCTCCAGCATGCTCCCGACTGGCAGCGCGCGGGAGGTGCGGATGGCCAGCCCCCCCGCACCAATGTTCTTGCTGTAGGCACGCACCACGTCGTCCTGGGTGGCGAACGACAGGTCGAGCACGGCCTCCACCCTCGCTGGCCGGATGGGGAGCGCGCTCCCCTCTTCCGGCAGCGCCCCCAGCTCCAGGAGGACGTCGCGGAGCAGTTCCAGGCGCTGCTCCTGCTCGGCACTCAGGGGCCGCTTCTGCTGCAGGCCCAGCAGCGCGGTGTATTCGTCGATGGCGCGTGCGCTCTGGCTTTCCATGCGGGCGTTCCCTGGGCGGCGGTGGGCGTGGTCCGTCAAAGGACCTGGGGTAGCAGGGGGTCGGCCACGTGGCCGTCGCCCCCAGGTTCCATGACGTGAACTTCAATCACCTTGTGAACACCCCCTCCGCTCAAAAATGCCGCTTCTTCTGCGGGGCCCCCTTTCCGAAAACGAGCCCGCTGAGGACTGCGACGAGGGGAAGCTGAAGCTCGGGCTCGAAAGGCCGATGGAGCCCCACGCCTCCGAGCCCATCTCCTGGGTGGCGTCGTCGTCCTGCAGCGAGGCCGCCGTGGACGCGACGTGGACCTCCTCGGGGTCCTTGTCCGACAGCAGCCCCGTCTCGGGCGCCGGCGCGCCAGGGGACAGCAGTGTCTTCATGCTCACGACGTTCGGCATCCCCAGCACGCTCGTGCTGGAGTCCGCGCCCACGAAGGCCGACTGGCTTATCGCGCCCGGGAATTCCACCAGGTGGAGGTCCGAGGCGTGCTGCCGCACCACGGTGGGCACCAGCGCGTCCACTTGCGGGACGACCAACAGCTGGATGGCCTCCTGGTTCTTGGCCAGGGTCGTGTCCACCATACCGACGCCCGCCACCCAGCACGTGCAAATCCCGAGCGCGTGCGGGGAGTCCGGAACCGAGGTGTCATCCAGCCAGGCCCGCCTCCACGCGTGGGCACGATGGGACTCGAAGTCATCCCCCAACTCCGCGGCGAGGCCCACGTACAGGCGCACGTCGTCGAGGGACAGGCGGCCCCGGTCCACGCCCCTGCGAACCACGGGCTCAAGCCGCGCGCGGGTCCACCCGGCAGGTTCCGAGGTTGATGGGCGGCGTGGAGCGCTGGCTGCGGCTTTGAAGCGGGCCTGGAGCTCCCGCGGCACCTGCCCGCCCGCGCGCACGCCGCGCCAGGCGCCGCCAGACACTGTCTGCTGCCTGACAGGAAATGGCTTCGGGCGTGAACGCCGCTCGTCAAGGCCCCCCCCTACCCCGGACTTCCTTGATTCAAGAATCAACGCGCGTTATGTCGAAAATCCCCAGCTTGAATCGCCCTTGGGGGAGGTCTGGGGACTCGGGGCAGCCATGCCATCTGATGCATCCAATGATAGCGATTCTCGCGCCCTGCCCCAGGACTGGCGGGCGCGCACCCAGCGGAGCGTGGTCCAGCTCGTGGGCTGGGTGGGCGCCTATGTCCTGCTCGCGGGGGGGAGTTATGCCTGCCTCGCGCGGTCCGTGGTGGGAGGCGTGGCGCTGGCGGTGCTCGCGGGCGTCGTGCTGGTCCGGGTCTTCATCCTCCAGCATGACTGTGCCCACCGCTCGCTGTTCCAGCGGCCCCTGACGAATGACCGGGTGGGCATGGTGCTGGGCCTGCTGACGCTGGCGCCGCATGCGTACTGGCGGGCCATGCACCTGGTCCACCACAGCAGCAGCGGAGACCTGGACCGGCGCGGCGTGGGCGACATCGTGACGATGACGGCCAGGGAGTACCTGGCGCTCAAGCCCTCCGAGCGCCTGCGCTACCGGCTGTACCGGCACCCCGCGGTCCTCCTGGGCGTGGGGCCCATCTTCCAGTTCATGCTGCGCTTCCGCATGCCGGGCATCGTCCCCAAGGAGCGCGGGCCCGAGCGCCGCTCCATCCTGGTGACGAACCTGGCGCTGCTGGCCGTCCACCTCGCGTTCCTGGGCCTGGGTGACTGGCCCCGGTGGCTGGGGGTGCACCTGCTCATCACCCAGGTGGCGGCCGGCCTGGGCATCTGGCTGTTCTACGTGCAGCACCAGGTGGAGCAGCCCTACTGGGTTCCCCGTGCGCAGTGGTCCTTGAAGGGCTCGGCGCTCCAGGGCAGCAGCCACCTGCGCCTTCCGCGCGCGCTCGAGTGGCTCTTCGGCGCCATCAACCTGCACCACGTCCACCACCTGAAGCCCCAGGTTCCCAACTACCTGCTGCGCGACTACATGGAGCAGCATGGCCTGGCTGAAGAAGGCGTGAAGCTGGGCCTGCGCGAGTCGCTGCTCGCCTTCCGGCTCAAGGTGTACGACGAGGCCACCGGAAGGATGACGGGCTTCCCCCCTGTCCCCGCGGTCCAGGGCAGGCCCCCCGTGACCGCCGCGCCCTCCATCGAGCCGTCAGGTCACCTGGGCCGCCTGCTGACCTTCTCCGGCGAGGAACGCTGAACCATGCCTGATTACGTCCATGTCCTCCTCGGACTCGCGCTGGGGTATGTCATTGCCTCGTACGTCGAGTCCTTCATGCACGAGTACGTGTCCGACGCGCGCCCGAAGGCGGTGCGCTTCTGGAGCCGCGCGCCGTGGCTGTTCCGGCCAATGCTCAACACGCACTTCTCCCACCACACCATCCACCACGTGCGGACGTACCGGAGCAGCCACGTGACGCAGTTCCGGAGCGAGGAGGAGAAGCAGAAGCTCACCGAGGAGCTGCTCCAGCGGGGCAAGCACGGGCGGACCATCATCAACGGCGCCTATGCCACCCGGCTGCACGGCGAGGGCGCCTTCGTCTTCGTGGCCCCGCTGGTCATCTTCTTCCCGGTGTTCTACTTCACGCTCAAGCCCATCGCCTTCCTGGCCGGCTGCGTGACGCTGCTGCTGCCGCCCTTCATGAGCCACTTCGTCCACCCCTACCTGCACCTGCCCTTCGAGGAGGGACAGCGCACCGCGCCCCGGTGGCTGGCGTGGCTGCTGCGGACCCGCTACCTGCGCGCCGTCTACCGCAACCACTTCCTGCACCACCGCTATGGCGGCGTGTCCAACTTCAACCTGGTGCTGGGCGCGGACATCGTGCGGCGGCGCACCCGCGTGCTGACGGAGAAGGACCTGTCCGTCATGGCGGAGGTGGGCATGCCGCTGCCCGAAGAGGCCCCCACGCGGACCGTCCATGGCTGAGCACGCGAGCGTCTTCCACGTCCCCTGGTGGCTGCGCTTCTCCCACGTCCAGACGGTGGTCCCGCACCTGGACCGGCGCCGCCACGACGTGTCCACCGAGCACCTCCGCCACGAGCTGGCGGACGGTGACTTCGCGGACGTGTACTGGCTGAACCGGACCCGGACAGGCCCCCTGTTCATCCTGCTGCCCGGCATGCAGGGCACGCAGGACTCCACCTACGTCCGCAGCCTGCTGTCGGAGCTGTCCCGACGTGGCCTGCGCGCGGCGGTGTTGTGCCACCGGGGCGGCGCGGTGCCCAACCGGCGGGCGCCCTTCTATCACGCGGGGTTCACCGAGCACCTGGCGTGGCTGGTGCGCTTCGTCCGGGAGCGGGAGCCGCACACGCCGCTGTACGGGGTGGGCTTCTCGCTGGGCGGCAGCATGTTGATTCGCTACCTGGCGGAGACGGGCCACGGCAGCCACCTGTCCGCCGCGGCGGCCGTGTCCCTGACGTTCTCCCTGGGCAGCACGGCCCGCCGGGCCTGCGAGGGCATCAACCAGCTCTACCAGCTCCGCGTGTTGAACTCGTACAAGCGCGTCGCGCGGCTCAAGGCCCACCTGCCGGAGTACGCCTCACGCCTGGGGACGCTGAGCGCGATGCGCAGCATCCAGGCCTTCGACGAGGTCTTCACCGCCCCCCTGCATGGCTTCAAGGACGCGGCGGACTACTACGCGCGGTGCAGCAGCCGGCAGTTCCTGCCAGGAATCGAGGTGCCCTTCCTCGTGCTCAACGCCGAGGACGACCCGCTCGTCGCCCGGGACACGCTCCCCGACGCCCGCGCGCTTCGCGAGCACGTGCGGCTGGAGCTGACGCCGCACGGCGGGCACCTGGGTTTCATGTATCAGCACGCCTCCGGGCTGGGTTACTACCCGCCGGCCCGGCTCATCTCGTTCTGCCTGCAGGAGAAGTCCGAAGCACATGAATCTCTATCTCAGGATGTTGTGGGTCATGCTCTCCTCGCTCTGGAAGCCGGAGATGCGCGTGGACGCGTTGACGAGCACGCTGGAGCAGCGCGTCCTGCTCAATGACCTGGACCTGAACCTGCACATGAACAACGGGCGGTTCCTCACCGTCTGTGACTTGAGCCGGGTGGACCTGTTCATCCGCACGGGCCTGCTGGCGCTCATGCTCAAGCAGAAGTGGGCGCCCATCATCGTGCGCCACACCATGGACTACAAAAAGCCGCTCCGCCCGTTCCAGAAGTACACGGTGTCCATGTCCATTACCCGCTGGGACGAGAAGTACTTCTACGCCACGCACCAGTTCCTCTCGCGGGGGAAGGTGGTGGCGGAGGGCGAGTCCACCGCGGTGCTGCTGGGGCGCGAGGGCGTCGTTCCTCCAGCCAAGGTGATTGAGGCCGTGACGGCCCGGCAGAACGGTACGGCGGTGGAGCGCCGCTGAGCGTCCGGGCCTGGGCTCGCGTCACGCCCAGGCCCTGCGGACCTCCGCGTAGTAGTTGCGGAAGAAGGGCACCATCGCGGCGCGGTTGCTGTCGACGATGGCCAGCAGCTCCGGGGGCAGGACGAACTCCTCCTCCCCCAGCGCGTCATAGAGGGAGTCCAGCATCTGCTGGTAGAAGCGCGGGAAGGCCCGGTGCCAGCCCACCTTCGGCAGCCGGATGCCGTGCTCCCAGCCCATGGCCAGGTAGTGCTTGAGCGCCTCCGCGCGCGCCTCCTTCAACGTGTAGAGGGAGATGGGCTTGCGCTCGGGCAGGAAGTCCTCGGCGACCAGGCCGCCCTGACCGCACATCCGCCGCGCCAGGTGCTGGCCCAGCAGCGGGGAGAGGAACAGCCCGTCCCGGTACGTGCCCGTGAGCAGCCACAGGCCCTCCACGGACGTCGGCCCGATGAGCGGGCACGTGTCCACGGTGACGGGCCGGTTCCCCGCCTGCCAGGCGACGAGCTGCGCGGCGCAGAGGTCCTGGTCGATCTGCTCCAGGACGCACTCCAGCAGGAAGTACATGTCCGCGGGCGTGGTGTGCAGCATCGGCCGCGCCATCAGGATGTTCGTCGCCCCGAAGTAGAGCTGGCCGCCCTCGCGGGGCAGGCCGTGAAGGCCACAGGCGAACGCGCGGTTCGGCGTGCGCACCACGTGCTGGAGCGCCGGCTTCGGCACCTGGAGCAGCAGCGACGTCCCGCCGCCGCTGAAGATGCGGGGGATGCGCCGCGCCAGCTCCGGGAGCTCGTCGAGGACGGCCTGCGTCCCCACGCCCATGGCCAGCACCACCTGCGCGGCGGCCAGCGCGCGGCCATCCTCCAGCCGCACCCCCGTGACGCGCCCGCCCTGGACGTCCAGCGCCTTGACGGCTCCGTCCACCACGCTCACCTTCGGCGACTGCTCCAGGGACAGGGAGAGCGCGCGCAGCAGGCGGCTGGCGTCCACCGAGCCCTCGCGGGGCAGGAACAGCGCGTGCTTGGGGCGGCAGTCCTCCGCGGGGTTCAGGCCGGGCACCTGGTTGGGGTCCAGCAGCTCGTGAGGCTCGTCCTCGTCCTTCACCGCCTGCTGGATGGCGATGAAGTTCTCATCCTCGATTGTCCCGGACTTGGCGTTGCTGAACACGATGGTGCCGGGGCGAACGTGCACCCGCGCAGCTTCTGGCAGCTCGCCATTGAGCTGCTCCAGCCAGGAGGGCCAGAGGCGCGCGGCGAGCACGCCCTTGGCATGCTTCGCGCGGCCCGGCGCGGTCCGCAGCAAGGGGGCCGTCACCTCACCGTAGCAACCGAGCATCGCTCCCGCGGCGGGAGAGGCGCCTGCGGGGCGGCCCTGGGGCCCCACCACCGCGATGCGCAGCCGGGCGTCCAACAGCGTCAAGGCACGCGCGGTCGCCAGGCCCAGCGCGCCGTTGCCCGCGACCACGATGTCATAGGTGTCCATTCGCTCGCTGCCCTCGACGGCTCGGGTGGGGGTGGCAGGGTGCCCGCCGTCCCCGGCTCGGGCGAGCGCGGAAACGGCGGGCGGACCTTCAAGGCATCAGACGGACCCGCTGAGGGTCAGTCCTCCTTCTTGGACGTGTCGTTGACGATGTAGGGCGGCCACCACTGGCGCTCCGCGCTCGACCCACACGTCACGCTCGGCTCCTGGAGGCGATCCTTCTCGGACACCAGGTTCTTCACGGTCTCCAGCCACTGCGATCCGTTGTTCATGCCACGTCTCCTTGTTGCCGTGTTGGCTCTACGAGGGAACTGCGTACTAGTGACTCGAGCCCCGAACGCAACTGTCGGCGCGCCTCGTCCGGGGCCATTCTCGCGCCGACAACCTCGAGGTAGGCCCGCTCCATGTCGGAGTAGGCCCGGCCATCACTGAGCTCGAAAATCAGCCACGCATTCAAGTCCAGCCAGTGGATGCGCGGCGCGGCCGGTGAGAACACCATCAAGCACTCGCCCTGCTTGGACGCGCGGACCCGCAGGCCCTGCGCCTTGCGGAAAGCGGCCCGCGCCGGCGGCTCGGTCCGGGGCCCGGCGGCGTCGCGGAAGAGCGCGCGGTCCACGGGCGCTAGCGCCTCGTGCTGCCACCGGATGAACTCGCGCCCTTGCGGCGTGAGCAGGTGCGCCCACTCCGTCAGCAACATCTCCCCCAGGAAGCGGGCCCGGTCCACGGAGCGGCCAAAGGGCGAGGCGCCGTCGTTGTTCACCACCGACGTCGCGTGCGGGCGCGAGACGTACGTCGAGGGGTCTCCGAAGCGCTCCTTCAGCGCGGGGTCCGCCGTGAGCGCGGCCGCCTTGAAGAGCGCGAGGTGGACGTACACATGGTACGAGAACACCGCGCGGACGCTCGTCCAGCGGATGTCACGCCAGGGGACCTGGACCGTCTCTTCCGGCCTGGCGACGAGCGCCACCGAGCGCGTGGCGTCGAAGAGCTTCATGTGAAGCCCTTCGTGCAGCAGGCACCCGGCGATGTCCCAGGGGTTCCCGAGCTCGTCCGGCGCCAGGAAGATGGTGGAGGGCGTCAGGTCACCGCCCGCGGCGGACAGGACGGTGCCGCCTTCCAGGCGGGCGCTGAGCAGCGCGATGGCCTCCACGTGCGTCAGCGCGCTCGCGCCCGAGTGCGGCAGCAGGCGGGAGAGCAGCTCGATGGAGTCATCGAGGATGCGCTGCGTCCTGGCGTCCGGGCTGAGGAGCTTCCCGCCGCTCCTGGACTTCGCGCCGAAGACGCCGTCGAACGCGGCGTGCAGCGCCCGTGCGTACGCGTCCGCGGGCTGGGCCACGTCCCACAGCCACTTGGGGACCTCCGCGCCCACGCGCCAGCGCGACGGCATGCGAGACTCGCACAGGCCCAGCGGCAGCGCCTCCAGCGCGCCCGGCAGCAGCTCCTCCAACGGGTGGGGCGACGTCAGCCGCCCCGCCTCCAGGTCGGAGAAGGCCTGCTCCAGCGTCAGGCGCACCAGCGGGTCGAAGAAGACGCGGCGCGCGTCCGCGTCACCGAGCGCCTCCACCGCGGCCACGCTGCGCGCCAGGGACGGCAGCCGCTCCGCGAAGAGCTCCACGCCGAAGCGATAGCGGGTCAGCACCTTGGCCAGGATGCGCGGCGAGTCCCCGAACGCGGGGTGGCTCGACAATGCCCGGTCCGCCGTCTGGATGACGTCCAGGGCGTCCGTCACGGCGCGCCTCCCTCGGCGACCTGCACAATCATCCCGCTGGACTCCAGGCCCCGGAGCGTCGGCGCCAGTTGGGCCCAGGCGCGCTCGACGCCCAGTCCCAGCGACGAGGTGTACGAGGAGAGCAGCTCCTCCTCCGTCTTGCCGTCGCACAGCTCGAAGGCGAGCCAGGCCGGCAGGTTCAGCGTGACGATCTTCTGCGACGCGGGGTCCAGCGCGAACAGCACCTCCGACGCCGGAGAGCGGCGCAGGGAGAGGTCGCGCCCCTGCCGGTAGCGCACCGAGGACGGCGCCCTGCTCACGTCGGCCGAAGGCGGCGCGGCGCGCGGAGCCGTGTCGTCACCGGGCACGTCCTCTACCAGGGGGCGAATGGTCTCCCAGAGCCACGCGACGAGCTCGCGCCCGTAGGGCGTCACCCGGTGCGCCAGCGGGCCCGCCAGCGCCGAGTGCAGATACGCGAGCCGCTCCTCGGCCCGGGCGTAGGGCTTGACGTCGTTCTTCACCACGGACATCGCGTGGGCTGGCGCGTCGTAGTCCCGGGGCGCGCCGAACTCCTCGTGGCAGTCCGGCCCCACGTGCTTCACGGCCTCGCGGAACACCTGCATGTGCGCATACGCGTGATAGGCGAAGAGGCTGTTGGACAGCGCCGTCTTCCGCCCCCACGGCAGCTCCACCAGGTCATCATCCGTCACGATGGCGCCGGTGCGGATGAGGTCGGAGAGCTTGAGGTGAATCGCCTCGTGCAGGATGTGGCCAGCCGTGTCCCACGGGTTCGCCAGCTCCTCCGGGTCGATGAAGATCATGCACGGCGTGCCGTCACCGCCGGAGCCGGTGAGCATCCGGCCCCGTGGGCCCCGGATGTTCGCCACGGCGATGCAGTGCAGGTGCAGGAAGACGCTCCGCGCCATCTCCGGTACCAGCCGCCGCAGCAGCTCACAGGCCCGCTCCAGCCCTTCCACCATCCCCGGCGTCGGACGGATGATCTCCACGCTGCTCTGCGCCCCGGGCATGAACCCGGTGCGGATGCTGTCGCGCAGCAGGTCCCCGACGCGGGAGGGCGAGTCCGGGAGGTCCCAGACCCACGTGCGGCCAGAAGGCCCCACCGCGAAGTCACGTCCCATCGCCCTGCGGGAGACGGACATGCCACGGCCCTCCGCGAGCGAGTCGAGCGCCTCACCGAGCAGCGCCGGGAAGGTGTCACGCACCGCGCCAACCGGCCCCGTCGTCTCCAGCTTGCTGATGGCCGACTCCAGCGCCGCGCGCACGAGCAGGTCACCGAACAAGACATTCACGGACGCGGTGTCCAACGCCTCGACGCGCTCCGTCAGCGCGCGCAGCCGCTCGTCGTGGCGCGACAACACCTCCAGGACGAACTTGTAGCGTTCAATGACACGCAACACGATTTTCGACGAGTTTCCAAATGGCTCCTGATGCTGGAGCCGGTGGTCGAGCTGCTGGATGACCTCAATTCGTTGCACGCTGCTCTCCCCTCGGATGACAGGCCCACAAAAATCCGCCATCCCGGCATAAACAGCATTTCATAATTCAAGGTATCAACGCCCGACGCATGTCACAAGCACGGGCTGGGAAAACCGGAAGTCTTGCTGGAAAGAAGTTGTCTGGGTGAAGCCGCGCCGCGTC
Proteins encoded in this window:
- a CDS encoding fatty acid desaturase, with product MPSDASNDSDSRALPQDWRARTQRSVVQLVGWVGAYVLLAGGSYACLARSVVGGVALAVLAGVVLVRVFILQHDCAHRSLFQRPLTNDRVGMVLGLLTLAPHAYWRAMHLVHHSSSGDLDRRGVGDIVTMTAREYLALKPSERLRYRLYRHPAVLLGVGPIFQFMLRFRMPGIVPKERGPERRSILVTNLALLAVHLAFLGLGDWPRWLGVHLLITQVAAGLGIWLFYVQHQVEQPYWVPRAQWSLKGSALQGSSHLRLPRALEWLFGAINLHHVHHLKPQVPNYLLRDYMEQHGLAEEGVKLGLRESLLAFRLKVYDEATGRMTGFPPVPAVQGRPPVTAAPSIEPSGHLGRLLTFSGEER
- a CDS encoding putative immunity protein → MHELREVAGYAATCARAALALFERERPGDERPRVAIEAAQAFAEGAARSKVLRDAAWAAQRAAQAARDAGQAAASDAARAALAAAGAAFLHPLAKATQVKHILSSAAHAARALELGGGDNPAVGADHIERCRALASPVVVDVLKRYPDAPAGGGRVGELLRELDVALRRQD
- a CDS encoding aKG-HExxH-type peptide beta-hydroxylase; its protein translation is MTDALDVIQTADRALSSHPAFGDSPRILAKVLTRYRFGVELFAERLPSLARSVAAVEALGDADARRVFFDPLVRLTLEQAFSDLEAGRLTSPHPLEELLPGALEALPLGLCESRMPSRWRVGAEVPKWLWDVAQPADAYARALHAAFDGVFGAKSRSGGKLLSPDARTQRILDDSIELLSRLLPHSGASALTHVEAIALLSARLEGGTVLSAAGGDLTPSTIFLAPDELGNPWDIAGCLLHEGLHMKLFDATRSVALVARPEETVQVPWRDIRWTSVRAVFSYHVYVHLALFKAAALTADPALKERFGDPSTYVSRPHATSVVNNDGASPFGRSVDRARFLGEMLLTEWAHLLTPQGREFIRWQHEALAPVDRALFRDAAGPRTEPPARAAFRKAQGLRVRASKQGECLMVFSPAAPRIHWLDLNAWLIFELSDGRAYSDMERAYLEVVGARMAPDEARRQLRSGLESLVRSSLVEPTRQQGDVA
- a CDS encoding NAD(P)/FAD-dependent oxidoreductase, whose product is MDTYDIVVAGNGALGLATARALTLLDARLRIAVVGPQGRPAGASPAAGAMLGCYGEVTAPLLRTAPGRAKHAKGVLAARLWPSWLEQLNGELPEAARVHVRPGTIVFSNAKSGTIEDENFIAIQQAVKDEDEPHELLDPNQVPGLNPAEDCRPKHALFLPREGSVDASRLLRALSLSLEQSPKVSVVDGAVKALDVQGGRVTGVRLEDGRALAAAQVVLAMGVGTQAVLDELPELARRIPRIFSGGGTSLLLQVPKPALQHVVRTPNRAFACGLHGLPREGGQLYFGATNILMARPMLHTTPADMYFLLECVLEQIDQDLCAAQLVAWQAGNRPVTVDTCPLIGPTSVEGLWLLTGTYRDGLFLSPLLGQHLARRMCGQGGLVAEDFLPERKPISLYTLKEARAEALKHYLAMGWEHGIRLPKVGWHRAFPRFYQQMLDSLYDALGEEEFVLPPELLAIVDSNRAAMVPFFRNYYAEVRRAWA
- a CDS encoding GFA family protein, with the protein product MSETPSIYSHNLKKYVGGCHCGAVRFEAELDLAEPMSRCNCSICTKMGGTTTQVPPKTFRVLSGEEHLGEYRVGDSPNFRKFCKRCGVQCFGGGYVEMLGGTFASVNVGCLDGVDVALLRIQYWDGYNNNWEAGARPQPWPLHQA
- a CDS encoding PilZ domain-containing protein; amino-acid sequence: MESQSARAIDEYTALLGLQQKRPLSAEQEQRLELLRDVLLELGALPEEGSALPIRPARVEAVLDLSFATQDDVVRAYSKNIGAGGLAIRTSRALPVGSMLELRITLPDAPELLVAQGQVAWSREEGMGVAFTQLPAEGERRLKALLVKDASLLNRVRNVLRTDVRELLTSDVRELGGAPAAAAKAAEAVEVDTRPLVLVRLSDARLMALVTELFTQKGIHVVTKSDTPVPLIVVDASSALDVLTSAARIGTRTVMVNVSGPDSLVGRLSHLNPAAYVRHPANAAAVFHAVERLLLAASGRPGR
- a CDS encoding acyl-CoA thioesterase, which encodes MLSSLWKPEMRVDALTSTLEQRVLLNDLDLNLHMNNGRFLTVCDLSRVDLFIRTGLLALMLKQKWAPIIVRHTMDYKKPLRPFQKYTVSMSITRWDEKYFYATHQFLSRGKVVAEGESTAVLLGREGVVPPAKVIEAVTARQNGTAVERR
- a CDS encoding YheT family hydrolase, encoding MAEHASVFHVPWWLRFSHVQTVVPHLDRRRHDVSTEHLRHELADGDFADVYWLNRTRTGPLFILLPGMQGTQDSTYVRSLLSELSRRGLRAAVLCHRGGAVPNRRAPFYHAGFTEHLAWLVRFVREREPHTPLYGVGFSLGGSMLIRYLAETGHGSHLSAAAAVSLTFSLGSTARRACEGINQLYQLRVLNSYKRVARLKAHLPEYASRLGTLSAMRSIQAFDEVFTAPLHGFKDAADYYARCSSRQFLPGIEVPFLVLNAEDDPLVARDTLPDARALREHVRLELTPHGGHLGFMYQHASGLGYYPPARLISFCLQEKSEAHESLSQDVVGHALLALEAGDARGRVDEHAGAARPAQ
- a CDS encoding aKG-HExxH-type peptide beta-hydroxylase, with the translated sequence MQRIEVIQQLDHRLQHQEPFGNSSKIVLRVIERYKFVLEVLSRHDERLRALTERVEALDTASVNVLFGDLLVRAALESAISKLETTGPVGAVRDTFPALLGEALDSLAEGRGMSVSRRAMGRDFAVGPSGRTWVWDLPDSPSRVGDLLRDSIRTGFMPGAQSSVEIIRPTPGMVEGLERACELLRRLVPEMARSVFLHLHCIAVANIRGPRGRMLTGSGGDGTPCMIFIDPEELANPWDTAGHILHEAIHLKLSDLIRTGAIVTDDDLVELPWGRKTALSNSLFAYHAYAHMQVFREAVKHVGPDCHEEFGAPRDYDAPAHAMSVVKNDVKPYARAEERLAYLHSALAGPLAHRVTPYGRELVAWLWETIRPLVEDVPGDDTAPRAAPPSADVSRAPSSVRYRQGRDLSLRRSPASEVLFALDPASQKIVTLNLPAWLAFELCDGKTEEELLSSYTSSLGLGVERAWAQLAPTLRGLESSGMIVQVAEGGAP